The sequence CGCCTTCTTCGGCATCGGCGCCTACACCATCGGCATCCTCATGATGCAGGCGCATCTCCCCTTCTGGGTGGCGCTTCCGCTCGGCGGCGTGGCGGCCGCCTTGACCGCGCTCATCGCCGGCATCCCGACGCTGAGGCTCAAGGGGGCCTATTTCGCCATCGCGACATGGGCTCTCTCGCGCGCCATCCAGCAGCTCGCCCTGAACGTCGAGTTCACCGGCGGCCCGGACGGCATGCGCCTCGAGGCCTTCCTGAACCCGCTGTTCTTCTACTACCTGATGCTCATCACCGTCGGGGTGATCTTCCTGGTCCTTTGGTACCTCCTGGAGCGTGCCCCCTTCGGGCTCAAGCTGAAGGCGATCCGCGAGGACGAGGAAGGGGCGAAGGCTCTGGGACTCAACCCGACCATGCTGAAGATGCAGTCCTTCATCCTCTCGGCGATCCCGACCGGCATCCTGGGCGGCATCTACGCCTACTGGATCACCTTCATAGACCCCTCCTCCACGCTGGGGGACCTGGTGAGCGACCAGGCGG is a genomic window of Geomonas ferrireducens containing:
- a CDS encoding branched-chain amino acid ABC transporter permease, yielding MKTSRGAAILAIITAALLILPLVVHDTFVLRVLTEGIMWIGLAIAFDVIAGYTGYLNFGHGAFFGIGAYTIGILMMQAHLPFWVALPLGGVAAALTALIAGIPTLRLKGAYFAIATWALSRAIQQLALNVEFTGGPDGMRLEAFLNPLFFYYLMLITVGVIFLVLWYLLERAPFGLKLKAIREDEEGAKALGLNPTMLKMQSFILSAIPTGILGGIYAYWITFIDPSSTLGDLVSDQAVVMVVFGGMGTLFGPALGAILIFAFKTIFWAYLSDFQLLYLIILGALIAISVIFIPNGLWGTLVKRKAVARPQQKPEPASEPAVLSAVAVPEEGN